In Caloranaerobacter sp. TR13, the sequence TATGAAGTTAAAAAGTTTATAGTTATAATAATATTTATTGTCAGCATTTTAGTGCTAGTTTCTTGAATTTTATTAAATCATATCATGAAGTATATAGTTCTATAACTAAAAACTATAAGCAATTAATTAAGAAAAATGATTATATTACTGATGAGGATATTAATAGAGCTATTCAGATATTAAATCTTTTAGAAAAAGTATTAAGCAATTGAAAGAGTTGAATGACTATTAATAAGCGAAAAAGTAGGAGAGATATAAGAAAATTTTTGAAGGAGATTTTTATGCAAAATTAGAAAATTAATACTATAGGTATTATGTTATAATTAATTTAAAAAGGGGAGAATTAGTTTGAAAAATACACTTTTAGCAGTAGAAATTGAAAAAATTAAAGATATACTGATAAATAGAGTTTCTCCTTATTTGGTTATAATTTTTGGTTCTGCAGCTAAAAAGCGTCTAAGAAAAGATAGTGATATAGATATAGCATTTTTAAGCGATAAATATTTTGATGATTATGAGATTTTTATGATTAGCCAGGAGTTGGCAGATGTTTTAAATAGAGATGTAGACTTGATAGATTTGAATAAAGCAACAACAGTTTTTAAAGCACAAATTATTGGTAATGGTAGGGTTATTTATTCTAAGGATGACAGGAGAGTAAATGAATATAAGATAAGAGTATTAAAAGAATATTGTTTGTTGAATGAGGAAAGACAAGTAGTTTTGCAAAAGATAAAAGAAAGAGGGTACGTATATGAATAAGGATGTTATTTTAAATAAAGTAGCTATAATTGAAAGATGCATTAGGCGTATTCATGAAGAATATGAAAATAATCCACAAAATCTTTTAAACTATACGAAACAAGATTCTATCATATTGAATATTCAAAGAGCTGCTGAAGCATGTATAGATTTAGCTATGCATGTTGTAGCTGAAAAATCATTAGGAATACCTCAAAATAGTAGAGATGGTTTTGAATTGCTTTATAAAAATAGCATAATAAGTGAGGAATTAAATAGGAAACTTAAAGCAATGGTTGGTTTTAGAAATATTGCAGTACATGATTATCAAAATATAGATTTAGATATTGTTAAAAGGATAATAGAATTACATTTGGATGATATGAAACAATTCGCTTCAGTTATATTGAATTTAGTTGAGTAAAAATAGCTTTTGGCACAAGGGTGTTTTATTATTTGTTAAACGGTAAAAAGACATTGAAAAATTGAAAGAATTAAATTCAAAAAACGTGGCAGAGTAGTTTGCCACGTTTTGTTTGTATTAATAAAACAACAAAATATGATAAAATAAAGTAAACAAATCAAAAATTTATTATTCAATTAGAAGTTATGGAAATATAAAAACTAAATAGTAGGACAGGCTAAGCTAATTTAAAGGAGTTGATTGATTTGTTTAAAAGTAGAAAAGGTATAGGTATTGGGTTTCTAATTTTTATTATTGTATTATTTAGTATAACTGTGTATGCAGAAAATACTATGCAGACAATTCAAGTATTATTTAATTATGTTAACCTTAAGGTTAATGGTGAAAATGTTCAAGTTGATAATATTTTATACAATGGTACTACATATGCACCAGTTCGTGCAGTTGCTGAAATGCTAGGAAAAGAAGTAAGTTGGGATCCAACTACTAAAACAGCAAGTATTAATGATAAAGTAAAAGTTATTGAGTCTGCAAATACTGAACCTAATATAGAAAAACAATTAGAATTACATACTTTTTATGCAATAAATTCTTATGAACAATTTAAAATGTTTTTGAAAAACAAATCGATTCAAAATATAAATTCACTATCATTTGGATGGAGTAGAATGGAGTATGATGAAGAAAATGATAAAGTTTTTCTTAATATGACTACATTAAACAAAAATGATTTTTATGTACCATATGGATTTAATGAGCCATTAAGTTTCGCAAAACAGTATAACATATCAACACAATTAAACGTATATGCAGATAAAAATATAGGTACTATATTAGAGTATAAAGATTCAGCTATACAGCAAATTATTGATAGTATAACTGGTAAGGAGATATATGGAGAGAATATTACATTTGATGGTGTTGTAATTGATTTTGAAAGGCTAGAAGAAAAAGACAGTCAGAGTTTTATAATGTTTCTAAAAGATTTAAAAGAAGAGTTAATTAAGAATAATAAGAAATTGTATGTTACAGTACCACCAAGAACATGGAATAGCGCCTATGATTATAGAGAAATTGGACATATTGCTGATAAAATTATTTTAATGGCTCATGATTATGATGACAAGGATTTAGAATCAACATATTTAGTTGATGAAATTGTATATACTCCATTAACACCAATATCACAAATAAGACAAGCATTATTGGATATTACGGATGAAGAAAATGGTGTAGCCCAAAAAGATAAAATTTTACTTCAAATTAATTTTGGAACTGCTCAATGGAAAGTAAAAGAAGGTAAACTTTATGATGGTGATATAAATGAAGATAATGAAGATAATAATATAATTTATTCAGACAAGCCTACTTATGAAATGATTTATAACAGGATAAAAGAAGAATTAAATAAAGGGCGTACAATAGACGAAATAATTAATTTTGATGATAATTCAAAAAATCCATATATAAGGTATTATAATGATTTGGAAGGAACAGAAAATATAATTTGGTATGAGGATAGTAGAAGTGTTATAGAAAAAATAAACTTGGCTAAAGAATTTGAAATAG encodes:
- the mntA gene encoding type VII toxin-antitoxin system MntA family adenylyltransferase antitoxin, with translation MKNTLLAVEIEKIKDILINRVSPYLVIIFGSAAKKRLRKDSDIDIAFLSDKYFDDYEIFMISQELADVLNRDVDLIDLNKATTVFKAQIIGNGRVIYSKDDRRVNEYKIRVLKEYCLLNEERQVVLQKIKERGYVYE
- the hepT gene encoding type VII toxin-antitoxin system HepT family RNase toxin — encoded protein: MNKDVILNKVAIIERCIRRIHEEYENNPQNLLNYTKQDSIILNIQRAAEACIDLAMHVVAEKSLGIPQNSRDGFELLYKNSIISEELNRKLKAMVGFRNIAVHDYQNIDLDIVKRIIELHLDDMKQFASVILNLVE
- a CDS encoding glycosyl hydrolase family 18 protein is translated as MFKSRKGIGIGFLIFIIVLFSITVYAENTMQTIQVLFNYVNLKVNGENVQVDNILYNGTTYAPVRAVAEMLGKEVSWDPTTKTASINDKVKVIESANTEPNIEKQLELHTFYAINSYEQFKMFLKNKSIQNINSLSFGWSRMEYDEENDKVFLNMTTLNKNDFYVPYGFNEPLSFAKQYNISTQLNVYADKNIGTILEYKDSAIQQIIDSITGKEIYGENITFDGVVIDFERLEEKDSQSFIMFLKDLKEELIKNNKKLYVTVPPRTWNSAYDYREIGHIADKIILMAHDYDDKDLESTYLVDEIVYTPLTPISQIRQALLDITDEENGVAQKDKILLQINFGTAQWKVKEGKLYDGDINEDNEDNNIIYSDKPTYEMIYNRIKEELNKGRTIDEIINFDDNSKNPYIRYYNDLEGTENIIWYEDSRSVIEKINLAKEFEIGGISLWRLGNIPNYYNPRNQEFYLDIWQQIQKNIIE